Genomic window (Larimichthys crocea isolate SSNF chromosome V, L_crocea_2.0, whole genome shotgun sequence):
gattaaatgttaaatataaatatttcaatatttatcatcacagtaacagtgttacacacattagtagctgtaaacactcagcattagaaaaatacatacgttggtttggtgcttacataaggagtaaacatttataatcatcactttaaaagttacatacgttgtttttggtgcctgtttgtttcccagatatattagtgtgtgtgtgaatgggtgtataagagacattaacttaaagaactttgtagaaaggcgctttatgaagttcagtccatttccttgtattagtttacgggcagatctgccacatccaatatggcggcgccgtttacgtacgattcagcgctcaatgcggcgtctatgtaaaTATGTCTATGTTCACCACCACCAGCTGCAGGAACTGGCTCCGCCCACAGCCAGTACGTCACGCGTgctgccttcaaaataaatgtgaatttcGGATGCTTCCCAATGTCCATTTAAATTGCTGCATTTACGACCCCTCCAAACTGTAGGATTTcttacagatttaaaaaattaacTTTGTTTCAGACTTTAAATTATAAAAGTCATTTTGGAACTGCCTCCACCCATACCCAGTGGGCTGCATTTTAGTAATcagaaaactaataaaattgagatttagaaaacaaaaactgagaagaaaaataaagcttCAAATCAAAAGGAGTGAAAAGTAGACTTTTATTGAACATTCTGATATTCATTTTCATGGGGATGTAAGACAACAAAAAGTAAATGCTAAGTGAATTACTTTGGACTCCAGTAGAAGGTAAACTGCAGGAGTTTATTGCCCTTGGTGCACAGGATTTATGCTGCTCCAGCCAGCTCCAATTTACTGTTTGCTATAGACAGTGGTGGTACTCAGTACTAGAATCCTTTACTCCATTTAAAGTAGTCACAACATAGGATAAAGTAATAGATTACAGGTCAAAGTGTgtatcaaacaaaacaacacacagtgagattaaacactgttttattgCCATGCACTGTCAAGCATTAGAGAGTGATGTTTGATAAACCTTACAAGTTAGCATGAACCTGCTATCTattgttgatggtgtgtgatgGGGAGGTGACAGGAAGTCTACCACTATGactgacaataaataaagacatcatGACTGGACAATCCGTTAAAACAATTACAATGACGCTCAGGCCCAAATTTACTGAAGGTGTACAAAAGGAGGAGGGACACTCTCAGGTTTTGAAGAGACTTTAAAATGGAAACTGGTCTGAGTTTGTTTATGGCCCCTACAGAACCGCAGACATTTCAAATATGGAGCAGCAAGAACAAACATTGTCAGTGAATCTGAGCCtgagcagaacaaaaacacatctgtctgtctgcctcatCCACACATCAGTCAAATTCAAggtctttgtttgtcttctgccCTACAAACAGACGTCTGTTCCTCTGAACCTGCAGCTGgaaacagacaggaggagaagatAAGAATATGATCCATACACAATGTCAATATGTTCAGCTTCTGATTAGAATAACaatgcatttgttttatgtACATTCATGAGCTGCAGGTATGTAGCATGACAGAACACATTCAGAAATATAGAGATATTACTTTGTTGATGGAGACCATTTGACATTTACCTTGGCTCCCTCCAGTATGTGCGGCTCTTTCTGCAGAGCGTTGTTCAGTCCTTCCTCTGATGTGAATCCGACCCAGCAGAAGCCTTTGTGAAAGCCTGTCTCTTTATCCTGGTGGAACACACAGCGCACAGTCAAACACAAGATTCTGCAGCTTTGGCAAGAACAGTGCTGTTCAATGTTTGACAAGTTTTAAAGtctctgtgttttaatttttataccatgctgaaaaaaaagaaactgaaagcaAGCAACACGCTCAAAACTCTGAAACATTACAgtactgttatggaattttctatccttctATCCTccaaggtcacgtgtgggctttgaggtcctcggcagtattaattgtttggctttggttgagaacagtagcTGCCAGTCTATcttaacactgtggtggccagggtcgaagagaccgATTGCTGCCTTCCTCatagatagctggccgttgacgttccaatctgcataaacagacatctgtgtctccagactagaatatgttgacaataacagctctatgggtaaagacattctctttgactaattctgggcatatagtttttgtggtgttatcttggggtttaaagtcgatccaccagcatgagttgggcagaatgtgagacgactcaggcacttctgatgaactttgaaagtgtctctaattctccttggccaagtgtcaataaataatacagcataagacatcagaggctcctggacactttcttccttcctgacctcaccattgaccttgactgaaaaaatgtcagcagtaaAGTTACATATTCTTCATTAGTGGTGTTATTCATGTTCATTGACAgtaatgtctttttaaattcaCGTTTACTGTCTGAACACAGTGAAGTCAGTACAACAGCACTGGTTTTGTAGTGCGGCCAGTGCCACATATTTTCAGTAacctgtgtgtgatgtcatgcaCACACTGTCTATTCTTTACAGTGTCATTGCAACTAAGAGTGGTTGTAACTAAACTACAGTTGTACCGAACTAAATTCTAGAATATCAAACTTGTATAAGAGTAGAATGAGTGAGTCAGTGGTGGTAACGCTGTGATAACTTACGAATGGTAGAAGACACTTCTTCACGGAGCCAAACTGTCCAAAGTACTCCCTCATCTcctctgaaagacaaacaggaacacacacagagtttcacTCCAACACGTAATGTCTTCATGACTGAACCACCAGGAGCAGTACAGCTTCATGAAGGTTACACCGAGCTGAAGAACACAATAGAAATGACAATACTCTGGTTTATCTAAACGGTTTAAATGACCACAGTTCAAATATTACTATTAACTTTAActtgtttcacagcagccacaggtgtttccaatcagactaattaaggttccgtcctatttctttttctttgacactTCGCAGTGAACCAGCATGCTCCACAGaagcaccctgactctgtttgagcTGAATGGAACGGAGCACATCTGTTTCACGTGTGAAAAATGTCTCTCTGTGGCGAACTGTTTCTGTTACACATGCCGCCTTCACTTCACATGCAGAGGCTGTTTGACGGCGTGACAGCGCTGCCGGGGCTGCACACAGCATTACACCGTGCACAGAATGAAATGAGCGACTTAACATGCATATCCTACTGCCGCCCAGTATGGCCGACAGTATGAATAGTTGAGTGTACTCACTGGCGGCTATCGTCCACGGTATTTTAGACACGAAGACCTCGAACACTCTCTTAGACGGCGCTGCCATGTTTCGTCCTTGGTATGTCACGCTGACCTATGACGCGTCATCACGTGACGCAAACGAGTACAGATATTGTGacaggaaaatgttttaaaccaTTAAGTGtttaatacattatttaaattaaactcgtataaaatgtttgtattaaaataatttaatgtgtAAGGTTCGGTGTTGCTACGAGGAGTGGGTTGAAAGGTCAGTGACGTCATGGCGAAGATGGCGGCCTCCCTGCTGGAGAGTGGAGAAGACGCGTTTCGAAAAGTCTTCAAGTTTTACAGGAGGAGGAATCCTCCGCCGGACTACAGCCAGGTCATCGACTTCTCCACAGGTGTGCCGAGTGACAAGGTGAGGGAGACGTCACAGCGAGACAGTCCGCAGGAGTCACGTGATGCAGCCTcagcctgactgactgacattattaatattaaaacatgtacaTCAAGTCAACAAGacaggatgaagaagaaacataTTAGATACATGCTTAATCTGTACGCTGTCTTTAAATGAACTGGATATAATCAACCCGCCCTCGTCAATCTAAGGAAATAGGAAGCACTTAATTCATAAGAAGTGAGAAACAGTGAAGCTCATAGAGCCACAGAATGTCAGTTCACTGTGTTTGACCCACGTGGATATATAAATAGTTTAAGAAAGAAATAGCACCGCCTAGTGTTTGTATGGTGTAACACCACAGTCTACACTTCATGAAGAGGATTGACGGGGAGGAACAGCTGTGGCTCAGATGCAGTCAGTGTGTCACCTTAGGAGATGGTGGTCAGTGTGTCGGTTTAGACAAGCGGGCAGTAGTACAGGGTGCTCCAGACATTGCTCCCCAACAATGCATTGATGCAGGATtccgaggtgttcccaggctagatgggctgTATAGTCCTTCCAGCGAGCACCCTCAAAGCTCATGAAGATACTTGCACTCACTCGGGGCAAGTGGAAGGAGCGTCCCCTCATACAACTCCATTTCAAAAGAATCCAATTTCTTTTAGGTCCAGCCACAGCTTTTCCTCCCAGTGCATCCTCTTTATTAAGTGTAGACTATGTCAATGTGGGGATTAAAACAATGCAACACACATACTACTACAGACTGTCACTTTGATATTTACGTCAGTCACTTCAGCAGCACTAATGATTGCTGTTCCTCGGTGTTTCTGTGTGATTGATAGATAGTTCCAGCTAAACTGGACCTTGCTGCAGTGACTGATGCAGAGGCTGCAAGGGTTGGATTACAGCCTGTCAGAGACTGGAGAGCCTTTGGGCTGCAGGGCTACCCAGGTAAatggacagacacacagctgattaCTAAAATTATCCGCTGAATACAGATGATCCAGTATGAAATGGACAGGCAACCTGCTCAGCATGCACAGATGATCACTTTCTGTCCCATGACCCAGCACTGtacctctgtgtgttgttgtaggattcatcttcatctccaaTCCGTTCCTGCCGGGCTCCCAACCCTCCTGGGTCAGACAGTGTCTGAAGACGTACCCACAGAAGCCCAATGTCTGCAACCTGGACATGCACATGTCTCCCTCTGAGACCCAGGACATCTGGGGCAAGAGTGTACACAGCCTCAGGTAAGACGAGCtgttctctttcctctctgacaGTCCAGAACCCAGGTATGTCTTAAAGCCTTAAAGGATTTTAGGTAAATGCAGCTCAGGCATATtttttcagacagaaaaaaaaactcaacaaagtggtcaagaggtccagctctgtcctggactgtcctctagACTTCATAGaggaagtgaaggaggaggatgatggcaaactcctctcacctcctgcatgagactgtggaggccttaaacagctccttcagaaactgactgctactcccaccatgtaagaaggagatctatcacaggtccttcattccaacagctgacacactctttaacaccagcatgacttcatgactttcttgTATAGATCTCTAACTTGTGAGTAATTTATTAACAACCTTGTCTCATCTTATCTTAATGTATGAGATCTAAAaagatggtttgttttttgatgcTATCATCGTGATTCTGACAGTGTTTCAGCAGTCCAATGCTAAATCAGTGGAGTACTCTTCTTCTGACCAGTTTATATGCTCAGTGACAGTGTATTGGTCCGTTCCCAGCAGCATGCCTCTCTAAgtgtgttgctctgtgtttgaTGCCTCCACAGTGTTCGCTCCTCTGCAAAGAGAGAACCAAAGACTCTTCTGGAGAGGCTGCGCTGGGTCACTCTGGGCTATCATTACAACTGGGACACCAAGGTAAGCAACAGAGCCGGTGACTGAGAGTAAGTGACATATGActgtccaaaaaaataaaatgcctAATCAAATCTAATCCAGACAGCAGCTTTCAACCCAGGCCTTCAGAATAATAGGAGCCATATCCTGTGCAGTGGTGCTGTCCGCTGTAAAGTTCCACTTTGATTCTTGTTACACGAATTGTGTATAAACACTCCCTAATATGATCATAAACTTTCTGATGGGCGTAACATATATACGTTATGTCAGGCACTTAATGTTAACAAAGAAAGCCCAGCAACTCCTTGATCAATCCATTTACCCCACCACctccatatttgttttttcttgctctttAAACTACGTTACGGAAGCACTAAgcggtcatacattcatacattttatgttttcttgagatctcaaacAACCGTTAACCTGAGATGAGAGAAACTGAAAACGACCCGTCATCTCAGGAtaacataatgacataaataatttgagatctctagaaaacaaataaaataaactcgTTAttacaagacaaaataaaatgtatgattaCTTAGGGCTTCTGTACTACGTCACCTGACAGCACATCAAACCATTAAAGTATCTTATCTTAGTTTTTGATGTGGTCTGTAAACAGGCTGTTATAGATGAAATGTGTCTGACCAAAGACACTAAGTGAAGTGTTTGGTACCTAcagtgtcttattttgaagcaTAAGGCCACCGAGCAGCGATATTCGATGAGTAAGGAAGCGAACAGGCTGGTATGAACACATCCCTTcatgtttgtgatgtgtgtttctttttggtgTTCCATTCACAGACTTACTCCACCAACCATTACACTCCTTTCCCTGCTGATCTCCACTCGCTGTCCCTCCAAATAACAGCCGCCTGTGGGTTCCCTGGTTTCAATGCAGAAGCTGGAATCCTTAACTACTACCGGTCTGATTCATCTCTGGGAATCCACGTGGACGAATCTGAACTAGATCACAGCCGCCCCCTGCTGTCGCTCAGGTGAGAGGATAGAATTCTTTAACAATTCAGACTGTTGTAATGCAGGAAAGAGTCTCCATTAACCATCTCGTCATCTTCTCTGATAGCTTTGGCCAGTCAGCCATCTTCCTCCTGGGGGGCGTCTGCAGACAGGACGCCCCCACTGCTATGTTCATGCACAGTGGGGACATGATGGTGATGTCGGGACAGAGCCGCCTCCTTTACCACGCCGTCCCACGCATCCTCCCGGCACCTCAGGGACACATGGCTTCAGTAATGGAAGGCTGCGGTCTGTCCCTGCAGGACAGCAGTGGGGTGGAGGCGGTGTCAGAGGAGGACTGGGCGGTGTGCTGCAGGTACATCCAGAGCTCCAGAGTGAACGTGACTGTCAGACAGGTGCTGGGGCCTGGGCAGAGTTTTCCAGAAACGCCCTCTTCTCACCAAAGGACTGATGCAGGCCAGACAGCGGGGTACCatgacagagcagcagatggagagagtgagaaaaggaagaggagtaGTAGCTGTGACTCTGATGATGCACAGACGTGAGACAGACCCCAAGCTCACACTCCTCTGCAGcgatatttattatttgacacCTTGCTGAACAACAGAAACCTCATGTCAGATGTGCTCTTACTTAGTGTGTTACAAGAGGAAGATCGACCCCTCCGAAGATAGCAGAATTTCAGAACCAGCTGCCCTGAACAGAGCAAaaactgtgtgtaaaaaaacaaaatccagaatatttgtatttcatttaataaacgCCATGTTGTTTCAATGAAGCAGATATGTAAGGCTGATGTAGTTCAGTGGCAGTAAATTCATTATGGCTGTGTACTCAAGGACAGTAGTTGTCATCAGGACTCCTAAGATGGTTGGCAGATGATTTCTAAAGGTCACCAAATGTTTgtggagaataaaataaaatattttgccAAGCAGCTCCCAGAGAGGTCGACCCTTCAAGAACATTCAAGacattcagaatcagaatcaggtttattgccaagaatgttttcacatacaaggaatcaGCTTTGGTAAATTGGTGCTTAACAATCCTAAACAggataagaaaaatataagTAAAGATAGAACTGTAAGTAAAGCAGCATGAATGGAAAATGAACAATAAGATGAGAAATATTATAAAGACAGCAAGAGTCCAAGAGGTGTGTGTCAATGGACCACATAGTTTCAGGTGTGTAGATATGCGTGAGGAAATAAGAGTCAGTGTCTAGGTGGAGGTCTCACGTCTTGTTGATGAGGCTAGCTATAGATGAGTCAAAACTACAGCATTTTGACGGGGCGCAGTATCCTGCCGTAGGGTGTCTCAAACCGTTTGTGTCTGGGGTTGGATGGGTCAGCCGCAATCTTACCCACGTGCCTCAAAGTCCTTCCTGGTGGAGCACATTTTCTGGATCTCTGCTGGAGGCCAGACCAAAGGACAAAGAACTCACAAAGGATGTGCTCCAGTCATTGATCACAAATAATTTGTAATCAAAAGTGTTATATGCTTAAATTATTAAGTTATCAATACCAGTAAGAGGAAAATCCATCAATGAGTGTTTGGTCTCTGAACAATCTCTGgctatatatttaatatttctccTCTCGATGAAGCTCCTCTGTTCTCTGATCTGTCTTAGCGAGTGCTACATTTCaacattgtgtatttttattttttttctacatggACAGTTGACTACAGtatgtgtcacattttttgTTCTACAGGtgatgaagctgttttttttatttatagccTCGTGTGACTGGATGAAACAAGCTTTTAATGTTCCTGGTGAATTTGTAATTGACACCATCTTCCAAACGGTGTGTCACCTTTGAATTTATTGTGGGTTTGTGGTTGCAAGTTTTTGTCCTTTAGGTTCCCTCTCCTGAAAGTAAGCATTGGTAAAGCCGAAACTAAGAAGAGatgtacagacagacatgtaGTTGGACTCATTCACGTAAACGGTCAAAGGATCAGTATTGTAAACTGGAGCCACAGCAATGAATGCTTCCAATGTGACGAGTAAATTCTAAAAGTTGTCTGAATTCTTTGGGAAGCCTGCTAAAGGACTTTCTTGAGTTCAAACGAGATGAAGGCATAGTAAACTATCCAGGTCTGACAGAATAGAACAATACAGcgatattaaaacatatttggtGTCTGTGACTCAAAGTTTTCTGCAATGAAGGATTATTAGCAACATTTCAGGTGTGTTCACTTTCATTTTGACTCAATTTCTGATTAAACAAAGAGgttactgttactgtgtgttcCCAAGAGGACTCATATTAATCATCTTGTAATGTTCAAATGTATAATGTTTCAGTCAGCGTCACACTGGCTTGTGTACCTGTACGAGCTCGTGCTGTTGAAACCTCCTGGAACCCTGACAGGTGACACGAGGATCAGTCCACAGGGCGCCGACCTCGCCGTGATGGTGCCATAACTGTATCAAGCTGGTTATCTGAGCACAGTTGAACAGGCTGTTGGCCGTGAACGTGAGTTTAATACCGGTGGATAAAAACACCAGTGGGCAAAACTCCCTGATgacgttcttcttcttttctttccttttcttttttgttccaACTGAGTCTGTAGGCCAACTGTCCTTTCTGTACGTCTATCTATATACCCATAtatgtattgtgtgtatgtgtgtacatgatTGAATCAGGTGAATGAATCACTGAAAactataaatgaatgaatagtgAATATCTTAGTATTTGCTTTGACAGCATGCTCTTGAGTTGGCATGGACTCTGCAGGTTTGTGCAAAATCTGATGAGTCATGTTATCCCAGCATGACTTGACAATGTTCCAAAGAGCTTCTTGTGAATGCTCAGCTTCCTTGGTCTTCAAGTGCTCCCataatagtttgtttgttttgtttttttcattatcctGCTGCAGTATGGAGGAATAGAGTGCTAATTCTCCTTAATCAGGGTGGAGTCAGTTAAGAACACATGCCAACTCCAACTATATTAATCAGTAAATACTGTGAAATGTTGCCATTTCTTAGTCCACCCCAAGTGTTGGCCTTGTTTTCTGGGAAGTAGTTTAGAAACTCCCATTCAGGCCTCAAAGACTACTacagatggtaaatggactgtacttatgcagcgcctttctagtcttccaaccactcaaagcacttttagaACAGAACAACCCTCTTTTAACAGGACTTGATCAGAACTGATTGGAGCCCTGCATTCTTTATTTAGCAAATTCTGTATCTGTGATGAAATTGCTTTTCTGTATCTCAGGGTACTTACTCCCTCACTCCAGACATGCCATGTGCCAGTATGCTCAAGACCTCTACCAAGGACTCCTCAGGAACCTACGCCAGGATCCTATTTGTGGACTTCAATACCATAATCCCGGCTCTGCTACAGGAGGATGAACTTCCTGTGGCTGCTGAATAAGTTCAAACTCCCAAAGACAAAGATGGTGCACTTCTAGTACATCTTCATCATTGATGAGTCCAGCCTCATCTCCTCCATCACCGCCTGGTACTCTGCTGCTACTGCCAGTTTTCAATTTTCAGTGAGGTCTCAGACTTTTGGACTCCACTGGTACTTATATGGCAAGGGCCATTTCTAATGTAGgctatcaataaattaaattgatGTGCTTAAGGGGATTAAAAGAAGGCCCAGTAAGAGTTCTCATGATACGTCTTACTACATGTAGGTCTGGTATACACAGTGGTGAGAGAAGTACTCAGATCCAGTACTTCATTCCAGTAAAAGTACTTAAGTACTAACTGTGGCTAGATTAATCTCCACTAATGCATCATGGTCTATAATCATATGCCATCATAGTAACACCACTGATACATGACTTAGGAAACAGCACTAGTTTGACGTTTGGCTGCAGGGGGCGCTGTGCACCCTCACACCTGCATACAGGTACACAGATGATGTGAAGGATGATGACCAGCGAATGAAGTGTCAACGTGTATTTTTCATCTCTCAGTTCCACCTCTagtcttttatttcagctcAGGTGTCCCCATCAGATGGATCGGACTgtgctctctctgctctggttTGCGCTCTGCGTCGGGATGAAGTCGACCGAAGCCCTGCGCTCAGCTCCACCGCGGCGCGCTGACACCGGCACGTGGAGGAAAGACCGGCC
Coding sequences:
- the slirp gene encoding SRA stem-loop-interacting RNA-binding protein, mitochondrial — protein: MAAPSKRVFEVFVSKIPWTIAAKEMREYFGQFGSVKKCLLPFDKETGFHKGFCWVGFTSEEGLNNALQKEPHILEGAKLQVQRNRRLFVGQKTNKDLEFD
- the alkbh1 gene encoding nucleic acid dioxygenase ALKBH1 translates to MAKMAASLLESGEDAFRKVFKFYRRRNPPPDYSQVIDFSTGVPSDKIVPAKLDLAAVTDAEAARVGLQPVRDWRAFGLQGYPGFIFISNPFLPGSQPSWVRQCLKTYPQKPNVCNLDMHMSPSETQDIWGKSVHSLSVRSSAKREPKTLLERLRWVTLGYHYNWDTKTYSTNHYTPFPADLHSLSLQITAACGFPGFNAEAGILNYYRSDSSLGIHVDESELDHSRPLLSLSFGQSAIFLLGGVCRQDAPTAMFMHSGDMMVMSGQSRLLYHAVPRILPAPQGHMASVMEGCGLSLQDSSGVEAVSEEDWAVCCRYIQSSRVNVTVRQVLGPGQSFPETPSSHQRTDAGQTAGYHDRAADGESEKRKRSSSCDSDDAQT